A single genomic interval of Parvularcula marina harbors:
- a CDS encoding bifunctional 4-hydroxy-2-oxoglutarate aldolase/2-dehydro-3-deoxy-phosphogluconate aldolase, translated as MSNQAAAIDHLLGSTRVMPVVVIDDADKAVPLAEALLEGGISAIEITLRTDAALDAVRRIKGSLPDMVVGTGTVLSPTHLKQSLDAGAVFAVSPGLTPRLAEAAITLIDDIPLLPGTAGASDVMAAMEFGFERLKFFPAEAAGGLPMIKSLASPLQATKFCPTGGISEKTAPDYLAQDNVFCVGGSWLTPKAAIADGDWAEITRIAKAAAAI; from the coding sequence ATGAGCAATCAGGCCGCAGCCATCGACCACCTCCTGGGGTCGACCCGCGTCATGCCGGTCGTCGTGATCGACGATGCCGACAAAGCCGTTCCGCTCGCCGAAGCCCTGCTCGAAGGCGGGATCAGCGCCATCGAGATCACGCTGCGCACCGACGCGGCGCTGGATGCCGTTCGCCGGATCAAGGGCAGCCTGCCCGACATGGTCGTCGGTACAGGGACGGTCTTGAGCCCAACGCATCTCAAACAATCGCTTGATGCCGGTGCTGTCTTTGCGGTGAGCCCGGGGCTGACCCCGCGCCTTGCGGAAGCTGCGATCACGCTGATCGATGACATCCCGCTCCTGCCCGGCACGGCGGGCGCATCCGACGTTATGGCGGCGATGGAATTCGGCTTTGAACGGCTGAAATTCTTCCCCGCCGAAGCCGCAGGCGGGTTGCCGATGATCAAGTCGCTGGCAAGTCCTCTGCAAGCCACAAAATTCTGCCCGACCGGCGGGATTTCAGAAAAGACGGCTCCGGACTATCTGGCGCAGGACAATGTCTTCTGTGTCGGCGGCTCCTGGCTGACGCCGAAAGCCGCCATTGCCGATGGCGACTGGGCGGAGATCACCCGGATCGCGAAAGCGGCTGCTGCGATCTAA
- a CDS encoding amidohydrolase — protein MLKTTLLASALLVAIPGMAAAQDADPLAEAVAADYDANLEELFLWFHQNPELSFGEKKTAKRLAREIRKLGYKVTENVGGTGVVAVMENGEGPVVLVRADMDGLPVKEDTGLSYASTAMQVDRDGVEKPVMHACGHDVHVTSLVGTARQMAEHKDEWSGTLILIGQPAEERISGAREMLEDGLYERFPKPDYALAFHVSSEVPTGKLVVKGGPVYSSSDSVDIYVKGVGAHGASPHRGVDPILVASTIVVNLQTLVSRTISPLDSGVVTVGAFHGGIKHNIIPAEAHLQLTVRSDKPEVRAALLDGIDRVAEGTARALGVPEDLLPVVERSPTETTPPTENDMALATEVRATFDEHFGDSIFYDSPRTGMGAEDFAYFVAPEYDVKGVYFAVGGTPEDEVANAPSHHSPFFKIAPRESVTLGTEAMTVAAMSLMQKAGE, from the coding sequence ATGCTCAAGACCACCCTGCTTGCCTCCGCCCTGCTAGTGGCGATTCCCGGAATGGCCGCCGCGCAGGACGCTGACCCGCTGGCCGAAGCCGTTGCTGCCGATTATGACGCCAATCTTGAAGAGCTGTTCCTTTGGTTCCATCAGAACCCGGAGCTTTCCTTTGGTGAGAAAAAAACCGCCAAGCGGCTGGCGCGGGAAATCCGCAAGCTCGGCTATAAGGTGACGGAGAATGTTGGCGGCACCGGCGTTGTCGCCGTGATGGAGAATGGCGAGGGGCCGGTCGTACTGGTCCGGGCGGATATGGACGGTCTGCCGGTCAAGGAAGATACCGGGCTCAGCTATGCCTCGACCGCGATGCAGGTGGACCGCGATGGCGTTGAAAAGCCGGTCATGCATGCCTGCGGACATGACGTGCACGTTACCTCCCTTGTTGGCACCGCTCGCCAGATGGCAGAGCACAAGGACGAATGGTCCGGAACGCTGATCCTGATTGGTCAGCCAGCGGAAGAGCGGATCTCGGGCGCACGCGAGATGCTCGAAGACGGCCTTTATGAGCGCTTCCCGAAACCTGACTATGCGCTCGCCTTTCATGTTTCCTCGGAAGTCCCCACCGGTAAGCTCGTCGTCAAGGGCGGCCCGGTTTATTCAAGCTCAGACAGTGTCGACATCTATGTGAAAGGCGTTGGAGCACATGGCGCTTCACCGCATCGCGGGGTCGACCCGATCCTTGTCGCCAGCACGATTGTCGTGAACCTCCAGACGCTCGTCAGCCGGACGATCTCGCCGCTTGATTCAGGCGTTGTGACGGTCGGTGCCTTCCATGGCGGGATCAAGCATAACATCATCCCGGCGGAGGCGCATCTTCAGTTGACGGTGCGTTCTGACAAGCCCGAAGTGCGCGCGGCCTTGCTCGACGGCATCGATCGCGTGGCCGAAGGAACAGCGCGGGCGCTTGGCGTGCCTGAAGATCTCCTGCCGGTTGTCGAGCGCTCGCCAACCGAAACCACACCGCCTACGGAGAATGATATGGCGCTCGCCACCGAAGTGCGCGCGACCTTTGATGAGCATTTCGGCGACAGCATTTTCTATGACAGCCCGCGCACCGGCATGGGGGCGGAGGACTTCGCCTATTTCGTCGCGCCGGAATATGACGTGAAGGGCGTTTATTTCGCAGTTGGCGGCACGCCGGAGGATGAGGTCGCCAATGCGCCTTCGCATCACTCGCCCTTCTTCAAGATCGCGCCGCGCGAGTCCGTCACCCTCGGGACCGAGGCGATGACGGTCGCGGCGATGAGCCTGATGCAGAAGGCAGGCGAATGA
- the pyk gene encoding pyruvate kinase: protein MMHPTTKILATLGPASEAPHRVKALISAGASAFRMNYSHGEHEEHLGRLTTVREVASEMGRHVPIVSDMQGPKLRVGKIAGEALKLGFGDEVEAHLGETAPEGTLPVPHEELFEALKAGDELMIDDGAIRLSVIEGGSAKMVLKTEVPGTVTNRKGINVPGRRLRIDALTEKDRSDLAFALEHNTDYVALSFVQCAEDVQAAREIIGTRSRIISKIEKPSALEDLEGIVEASDGVMVARGDLGVELPLEQVPPAQRRIISMARERGKLVIVATQMLQSMVDAPIPTRAEASDTATAVYLGADAVMLSAESAVGRHPEAAVAIMTRIIRAVSEDPNSFAEIAAACPDPFMNAVGGATAVAAADAADLVDATAIVAATNSGSTAYLISQLRPEQPIIALTPHELTARQVALAWGVTPKIIKDTEDFEELTRFAAEASSEFTGAQSENLAILLAGLPPGRVGSTNTMKIFRIGDYK, encoded by the coding sequence ATGATGCATCCGACGACCAAAATCCTTGCCACATTAGGCCCGGCCAGCGAGGCGCCGCACAGGGTCAAAGCCCTGATTTCTGCAGGCGCTTCGGCTTTCCGCATGAATTACAGCCATGGCGAACATGAAGAACATCTTGGCCGCCTGACGACTGTGCGGGAGGTCGCAAGCGAGATGGGGCGTCATGTGCCGATCGTCTCGGACATGCAGGGCCCCAAGCTTCGCGTTGGCAAAATCGCGGGCGAAGCTCTCAAGCTCGGCTTCGGCGACGAGGTCGAAGCGCACCTGGGCGAGACCGCGCCCGAGGGCACCCTGCCTGTCCCGCATGAAGAGCTTTTCGAGGCGCTGAAAGCCGGCGACGAGCTGATGATCGATGACGGCGCGATCCGCCTCTCGGTCATCGAAGGCGGCAGTGCCAAAATGGTCCTGAAGACCGAAGTGCCGGGCACGGTGACCAACCGTAAAGGGATCAACGTGCCGGGTCGCCGCCTGCGCATTGATGCCCTGACTGAGAAAGACCGCAGCGACCTTGCTTTCGCGCTCGAGCACAATACCGATTATGTCGCACTGAGCTTCGTTCAGTGTGCCGAGGATGTGCAGGCCGCCCGCGAGATCATCGGCACCCGCTCGCGGATCATCTCCAAGATCGAAAAGCCAAGCGCCCTCGAAGACCTTGAAGGCATCGTCGAAGCCTCTGACGGCGTCATGGTCGCGCGCGGCGATCTCGGCGTCGAGCTGCCGCTGGAGCAGGTGCCACCCGCCCAGCGCCGGATCATCTCCATGGCGCGCGAGCGCGGCAAGCTGGTGATCGTTGCGACCCAGATGCTGCAATCCATGGTCGATGCGCCGATCCCGACACGGGCCGAAGCCTCCGACACGGCGACCGCCGTTTATCTTGGCGCGGACGCTGTGATGCTGAGCGCGGAGAGCGCAGTCGGCCGCCACCCCGAAGCCGCCGTTGCGATCATGACACGGATCATCCGGGCGGTCAGCGAAGACCCAAACAGCTTTGCGGAAATTGCCGCAGCCTGCCCTGATCCCTTCATGAATGCGGTCGGCGGGGCGACGGCTGTTGCCGCCGCTGACGCCGCGGACCTTGTCGATGCGACCGCCATTGTGGCCGCGACAAATTCGGGCAGCACGGCCTATCTCATCTCCCAGCTTCGGCCCGAACAGCCGATCATCGCGCTGACGCCGCATGAGCTTACCGCCCGTCAGGTGGCGCTCGCCTGGGGCGTGACGCCAAAGATCATCAAGGACACGGAAGATTTCGAGGAGCTGACCCGCTTTGCTGCCGAAGCCTCATCCGAGTTCACCGGTGCGCAGAGCGAAAATCTCGCCATCCTGCTCGCCGGGCTGCCGCCGGGACGGGTGGGCAGCACCAATACGATGAAGATCTTCCGTATCGGGGATTATAAATGA
- a CDS encoding winged helix-turn-helix domain-containing protein, whose product MKLDLTQIDDVIHSRLRLGIMVILSDAESATFAELKEQLGATDGNLSVQLQKLEGAGYICLIRRLVGRKTETRAELTREGREAFAAYAQMMSALIGKT is encoded by the coding sequence ATGAAGCTCGACCTCACCCAGATCGATGATGTCATCCATTCCCGGCTGCGGCTCGGGATCATGGTGATCCTCTCTGATGCAGAGAGCGCGACCTTCGCGGAGCTGAAGGAACAGCTCGGCGCGACGGACGGCAATCTCTCCGTCCAACTCCAGAAACTCGAGGGTGCAGGCTATATCTGCCTGATCCGCCGCCTTGTCGGGCGCAAGACCGAAACGCGGGCGGAGCTGACGAGGGAGGGGCGCGAGGCCTTTGCGGCTTATGCCCAGATGATGTCCGCCCTGATCGGCAAGACCTGA